TGCCAAGCCCGCCGCCAAGAAGGCCGCTGTGAAGAAGGTCGCCGCCAAGAAGGCAGCGCCGGCCGCCAAGAAGGCTGCAACCAAGAAGGTCGCAACCAAGAAGGTCGCCGCCAAGAAGGTCGCCGCCAAGAAGCCGGCAGCCAAGAAGGCCGCTGTGAAGAAGGTTGCAGCCAAGAAGGTCGCCACCAAGAAGGTAGCCGCCAAGAAGGCAGCACCGGCCAAGAAGGCCGCGGTGAAGAAGGTTGCCGCCAAGAAGGTTGCAACCAAGAAGGTCGCCGCCAAGAAGGCAGCACCGGCCAAGAAGGCCGCAGTGAAGAAGGTTGCCGCCAAGAAGGCCGCACCGGCCAAGAAGGCTGCTGCCAAGAAGGCTGCGCCGGCCAAGAAGGCTGCTGCTGCGAAGAAGCCGGCCGCCAAGAAGGCCGCTGCCAAGAAGCCGGCTGCCAAGAAGGCTGCCAAGCCTGCCGCGGCCCCTGCCGTTGCTCCCGCTGCTGCTGCACCGGCCAAGACCACGCTGAACCCGGCCGCGGCCTGGCCGTTCCCGACGGGCAACCGTCCGTAATCGCCTCGCCTCGTGCGAGCGGTCACCACAGGGAATCGCCAGAGCACGCATCGCGTGCCACATTGACCGGATACGCGGTATCCGGTCAGCAAGACAGCAAGTCTTGCCAACC
This sequence is a window from Cupriavidus pauculus. Protein-coding genes within it:
- a CDS encoding histone H1-like DNA-binding protein gives rise to the protein MATAAKKKPAAKKAAKPAAKKAAVKKVAAKKAAPAAKKAATKKVATKKVAAKKVAAKKPAAKKAAVKKVAAKKVATKKVAAKKAAPAKKAAVKKVAAKKVATKKVAAKKAAPAKKAAVKKVAAKKAAPAKKAAAKKAAPAKKAAAAKKPAAKKAAAKKPAAKKAAKPAAAPAVAPAAAAPAKTTLNPAAAWPFPTGNRP